Part of the Sporosarcina sp. FSL K6-2383 genome is shown below.
GGGTAAATCATGAAATAATGAAAAGCGTCGTTACTTAAACACGAAAAAAGCGCATAATAGGATATGCACTTTTTCCGTTCATCGAAATGTTTTTTTTCGTTCTTCTGCTAAGGTTAGTAATTCTTCTGCATGTTTTAATGTAAGTGGTGTAATTTCAGCACCAGACAACATTCTTGAAAGCTCTTGGGTTCTTTCCGATTCAATGACATCATGGATAGCTGTTCGGGTTCTGTCGTCTTCCACTTCTTTTTTAATGAGACAATGATGATCAGCCATTGCCGCAACTTGTGGTAAGTGGGAAATACATAAAACTTGTGAATGCATTGCAATCATTGCAATTTTTTCTGCGATGGCTTGTGCTACTCTACCACTCACACCTGTATCGACTTCGTCAAAAATAAGCGAAGTAATTCCTTGGTGTTTGGAAAAAATCGTCTTTAATGCTAATGTAATTCGTGAAAGCTCTCCGCCAGATGCTACTTTAACGAGCGGTTTCAAAGGTTCTCCAACGTTTGTTGAAATGAGGAATCTCACATCGTCGTAACCGTTCGCATCAAAAACACCCGCTGCCTTACGTGTGATTTCTACTTTAAATGATGCTTTTTTCATATGTAACTGTTGCAGTTGCTCCATAATTGCTTGTTGCAACCGGCTAGATACCTCATGGCGGATAATGGATAACTCAGCCGCTTCCACTTCTAAGTCCTGTAATAATTGCACCATTTTTTCCTGTTGTTCAGCTAATCGTTCATCTCGTCCTATTAAATTTTCCAGATCATCTGCAATTTTATCACGATACAACAAAATATCCTCAATCGTTTTGCCGTATTTCCTTTTCAGTGAAATTTGGAGGGCAAGCCGATCCTCCACTGCTTCAAGCCTATTCGGATCGAATTCCATATTATCCAGTATGCTTTTGAGTTCATGTGCAGTATCCTGTAACGAATAAAAGCTTGTCGCAACGGTTTCTGCATGTGGAATCAATGTTTTGTCGACAGAAGCTGCATCTTCAATATCACTCATAGCTGAGCCAACCCAATCAAGTGCATGCGTATCTCCGCTAATGGATAGATAGGCTGTATTTAAACGCTCATATAAACGGTTAAAATTTTGCAACTTTTGCTTTTCTGCTTCTAGTTCATCCTCTTCACCGATGACAAGTGCAGCTGCATTAATTTCTTTCAACTGGAATGAATACAAATCGATACGCTGAGCTACTTGCTGTTCGTTTTCATTAGCCGTTTCAAGCTTACGCTTCAACTTTCGATACCGTTCGTAGAGATCGGAATAATTGTCAGTCGCACGTGCTAACTCGTCACCTGCAAAATGATTCAATAGGTGAATATGACTTCTTTCATACATAAGCTCCTGATTCTCATGTTGCCCGTGAATATCGATTAGCTGGGAACCGATTTCTCTTAAAACGGCAATGGTGACAAGCTTACCATTGACACGACAGACCGATTTACCATTGGCACTTAAATCGCGTCGCAAGATGATGTTACCATCTTCCACATCAATACCGAGCTCCGCTAATTTATCAATGACTGGATGTGCCGACTCCGCAATGGTAAACAGTCCTTCTAGCTCTGCCTTGACCGCACCATGACGGATAAACTCGTGTGATCCTCTACCTCCTGCCAGTAGCTGAACAGCGTCAATAATAATCGATTTCCCCGCACCTGTTTCTCCCGTTAAGACAGTCAGCCCATCTTCAAAGGTTATGTCGAGGCTTTCAATAATCGCAAAATTTTTAATGGAAATTTCACTCAACAATGTCAGTCACCTCTCTCAAAGCATGGCAAGTAATTTTTCTTTGACAAGCATCGTCAAAGAGTCATCTCGGCAAATAATAAGACATGTATCATCACCGCAGATTGTTCCAAGCATCTCATCCCACCCTAAATGATCAATAAGGGATCCGACGGCTTGAGCGTTTCCAGGAAGCGTTTTCAATATGATGAAATGTCCAGCTCCGTCAATGCTAACAAATGCATCTGTTAACATACGGTTGAGCTTTTGCTCCGTATTATGACTATGTACGGCAGGTAAACTGTATTTATAACGACCATCTGGTAACGGTACTTTAATAAGATGCATCTCTTTAATATCTCGTGACACAGTCGCTTGTGTCACAGCTACTCCCGCTTCTTTTAAACTATCAACAAGCTGGTCCTGTGTTTCTACTTCAAAATTAGAAATAATATCACGAATCCGAATATGTCTATGCCCTTTGTTCATACCTATCGCTCCCATACACACTAATGTTGTCTTATTTTTATACTGTACCATCGAATATTTCACACAACAAGAACCAAAAGCGGAGGGCGCCTGCTCAGATGCGACAGGCATAAGACGGATTGGCGAAGAGGCGGTTTTTGCCTCGTAGCCAATATGGCTTATGACCCGAGTATCTGGCGCCCGGAGTCTAGACGAAAAAACGCGCAAATGAATGCGCGCTATTGCAATTTCTTGTAGGCTTCATCAATCAGCTTGTTATACGAATCGTCATCAAAAAGAGTCGTTGGATTATCCTCAGCCGTTAGATGAAAGAGGAATTCAATATTCCCCTCTCCTCCTGTAACAGGTGAAAATGACAGACCACGCAGACTAAATCCTTCTTGAATCGATGCATCTGCAATTTTTTTCAATACGTCGAAATGAACAGACCTTTCACGGACGACTCCTTTTTTACCGACTTTACCTTTACCAGCTTCAAACTGTGGCTTCACCAGCGCAATGACATCTCCGCCTTGCGCAATGATACCTTTCAATGCAGGTAAAATAAGTGTTAATGAAATGAACGACACATCAATGGTCGCAAATTGCGGGACACCTTCGGTAAACAAATCTGGTGTCGCATGCCTGAAATTCGTTCTTTCCATCACCGTTACACGTGGATCTTGGCGTATTTTCCAAGCTAATTGATTGTAACCAACGTCTAGTGCATAGCCATGCACCGCACCATTCTGCAATGCACAATCTGTAAAACCACCCGTAGATGACCCGATATCAAGTACGATTTTACCTTTGACATCGACTTCGAACTGTTCCAATGCTTTCTCTAGCTTCAATCCGCCTCGGCTGACATATTTCAATGTGGAGCCTTTGACAATAAGGGGTGCATCTACCGGAATTTTTTCTCCGGGCTTAACGAGTCTTGTTTCTGCAGAAAAGACGATACCTGCCATTATTGATCGTTTAGCATGTTCTCGCGTTTCAACAAGCCCGCGTGTAACGAGCAAGACATCGACCCGCTCTTTCGGTATTCGATTTGTCATACTTGTTCCCTCTTCACTGCAAACTCTTCAACAAACGTTTTTACATTATCAGCAAGATGATCTGCTGTCATACCAATTTCCGCCAACAACTCATCTACATTGCCGTGTTCAATAAACTGATCAGGAATACCCATTCGTCGAATCGGAATATCTTTCTTACCTGTATCATGTGCATATTCTATGACTGCACTACCAAAACCACCTGCAAGGACTGCTTCTTCAACTGTCATGATCGGTATGCCCATTGCAAAGAGTTGGTCTAACATCTGGTGATCTAACGGCTTGATAAATCGAGCATTGACTACTCTCACATGAATCCCTTGTGATGCCAACGTTTCAGCTGCCTGCAAAGCCATCGGAATTGTCGTACCAAATGTTAAAATGGCAGCATCGTCTCCAGCTCGAAGGACTTCCCATGAACCAATTGGGATAGGTTGTAGTGTTTCGTCCATTCGGACACCAAGACCATTCCCTCTCGGATAACGCATCGCAATCGGACCACCGTTATATTCAATCGCAGTTTTCACCATATGCTGTCCTTCATTTTCGTCTTTCGGCATCATAATGACCAAATTCGGCATATGTCTTAAGAAGGCAATATCAAAGACCCCTTGATGCGTTTCACCATCGGCACCTACAAGACCCGCACGATCAATCCCTATAAAGACATTCAAGTTCTGCCTTGCAATGTCATGGAGCATTTGATCGTATGCACGTTGTAGAAATGTCGAATAAATCGCTAAAAATGGCTTC
Proteins encoded:
- the recN gene encoding DNA repair protein RecN, which gives rise to MLSEISIKNFAIIESLDITFEDGLTVLTGETGAGKSIIIDAVQLLAGGRGSHEFIRHGAVKAELEGLFTIAESAHPVIDKLAELGIDVEDGNIILRRDLSANGKSVCRVNGKLVTIAVLREIGSQLIDIHGQHENQELMYERSHIHLLNHFAGDELARATDNYSDLYERYRKLKRKLETANENEQQVAQRIDLYSFQLKEINAAALVIGEEDELEAEKQKLQNFNRLYERLNTAYLSISGDTHALDWVGSAMSDIEDAASVDKTLIPHAETVATSFYSLQDTAHELKSILDNMEFDPNRLEAVEDRLALQISLKRKYGKTIEDILLYRDKIADDLENLIGRDERLAEQQEKMVQLLQDLEVEAAELSIIRHEVSSRLQQAIMEQLQQLHMKKASFKVEITRKAAGVFDANGYDDVRFLISTNVGEPLKPLVKVASGGELSRITLALKTIFSKHQGITSLIFDEVDTGVSGRVAQAIAEKIAMIAMHSQVLCISHLPQVAAMADHHCLIKKEVEDDRTRTAIHDVIESERTQELSRMLSGAEITPLTLKHAEELLTLAEERKKTFR
- the argR gene encoding transcriptional regulator ArgR; the protein is MNKGHRHIRIRDIISNFEVETQDQLVDSLKEAGVAVTQATVSRDIKEMHLIKVPLPDGRYKYSLPAVHSHNTEQKLNRMLTDAFVSIDGAGHFIILKTLPGNAQAVGSLIDHLGWDEMLGTICGDDTCLIICRDDSLTMLVKEKLLAML
- a CDS encoding TlyA family RNA methyltransferase produces the protein MTNRIPKERVDVLLVTRGLVETREHAKRSIMAGIVFSAETRLVKPGEKIPVDAPLIVKGSTLKYVSRGGLKLEKALEQFEVDVKGKIVLDIGSSTGGFTDCALQNGAVHGYALDVGYNQLAWKIRQDPRVTVMERTNFRHATPDLFTEGVPQFATIDVSFISLTLILPALKGIIAQGGDVIALVKPQFEAGKGKVGKKGVVRERSVHFDVLKKIADASIQEGFSLRGLSFSPVTGGEGNIEFLFHLTAEDNPTTLFDDDSYNKLIDEAYKKLQ